In Vibrio atlanticus, the following proteins share a genomic window:
- the ftsL gene encoding cell division protein FtsL — protein MKTSKPNLAKIIFFDLISVGKVPLGLLICIFASAMGVVLTTHVSRQAITQKDMALVEREQLDDEWRNLMLEETALAEHSRVQASAKRELDMKRPDSDKEVVITLK, from the coding sequence ATGAAGACCTCCAAACCCAACTTAGCCAAGATAATCTTTTTTGATTTGATCTCCGTGGGTAAAGTCCCATTGGGGCTTCTTATCTGCATCTTTGCGAGTGCGATGGGGGTCGTTCTTACGACACATGTATCACGTCAGGCGATTACGCAAAAAGACATGGCATTGGTGGAGCGGGAACAGCTTGATGATGAGTGGCGAAATTTAATGCTTGAAGAGACGGCGCTAGCAGAACACAGCCGCGTTCAAGCATCGGCAAAAAGAGAGCTCGACATGAAACGTCCAGACTCCGACAAAGAAGTTGTGATCACACTGAAATGA
- the rsmI gene encoding 16S rRNA (cytidine(1402)-2'-O)-methyltransferase translates to MTDNKTLLTESPTLYIVPTPIGNLGDITQRAIEILSSVDVIAAEDTRHTGKLLAHFNISTRTFALHDHNEQTKAQVLVERLLEGQSIALVSDAGTPLISDPGYHLVSQCRQAGVRVVPLPGACAVITALSASGLPSDRFSFEGFLPPKSKGRKDKFLEIAKAERTCIFYESPHRITDSLQDMLEILGPDREVVLARELTKTFETIQGLPLGELIEWIEEDANRKRGEMVLLIHGHREEASTELPDEATRTLGILTKELPLKKAAAMTAEIYNLKKNALYKWGLEHLDN, encoded by the coding sequence ATGACAGATAACAAAACCTTGCTCACAGAGAGCCCAACTCTCTATATTGTGCCAACCCCAATCGGAAATTTGGGAGATATCACTCAAAGAGCAATTGAAATTTTATCAAGTGTCGATGTTATTGCAGCCGAAGACACACGCCACACGGGTAAGCTGCTTGCTCACTTCAATATATCAACCAGAACGTTCGCTTTACATGATCATAATGAACAAACTAAAGCACAAGTTCTAGTCGAAAGGTTATTAGAAGGTCAGTCTATCGCATTAGTCTCTGATGCGGGTACTCCTTTAATCAGTGATCCAGGTTACCATCTTGTCTCACAATGTCGTCAAGCGGGTGTGAGAGTTGTGCCACTTCCTGGTGCTTGTGCTGTGATTACCGCACTAAGTGCGTCTGGTTTGCCGTCTGATCGTTTCAGCTTTGAAGGTTTCTTACCGCCAAAGAGCAAAGGTCGTAAAGACAAGTTCTTAGAGATCGCAAAAGCAGAACGCACGTGTATCTTCTACGAATCTCCGCACCGTATTACTGATTCTCTACAAGACATGCTAGAGATCTTAGGCCCTGACCGTGAGGTTGTGTTGGCGCGTGAGCTAACCAAAACCTTCGAAACCATCCAAGGTCTGCCACTTGGTGAACTTATTGAGTGGATTGAAGAAGACGCAAACCGTAAACGCGGTGAGATGGTATTGCTAATTCACGGTCACCGTGAAGAAGCGAGCACAGAGTTGCCAGACGAAGCGACTCGCACGCTGGGTATTCTAACCAAAGAACTGCCACTTAAAAAAGCAGCGGCGATGACGGCAGAAATCTACAATCTGAAAAAGAACGCTTTATACAAATGGGGCTTAGAGCATCTAGACAACTAG
- the rsmH gene encoding 16S rRNA (cytosine(1402)-N(4))-methyltransferase RsmH — translation MTEAFKHISVLLNESIDGLAIKPDGTYIDGTFGRGGHSRTILSKLGENGRLFSIDRDPQAIAEAQKIDDPRFTIIHGPFSGMAEYAERYDLVGQVDGVLLDLGVSSPQLDDAERGFSFMKDGPLDMRMDPTTGIPVSQWLVEADLDDITWVIREFGEDKHARRIAKGIIAYQENEENEPLTRTGQLAKLISDVAPKSFKEKKHPATRAFQAFRIYINSELEEIDTALKGAASILAPQGRISVISFHSLEDRMVKRFIRKESQGPQVPHGLPLTEEQIKALGSADLKPIGKAIKPSKDEVDENTRSRSSVLRIAEKL, via the coding sequence ATGACAGAAGCATTCAAACATATTTCAGTATTGCTTAACGAATCTATTGACGGACTTGCGATCAAACCTGACGGTACCTATATCGATGGTACTTTTGGCCGTGGTGGTCACAGCCGTACAATCCTGTCTAAACTGGGCGAGAATGGAAGACTCTTTAGTATCGACCGCGATCCACAAGCGATTGCCGAAGCACAAAAGATTGATGACCCTCGTTTTACGATTATTCACGGCCCGTTCTCAGGTATGGCTGAATATGCAGAGCGTTATGACTTAGTCGGTCAAGTGGATGGCGTATTGCTGGATTTAGGTGTCTCTTCACCACAGCTGGATGATGCTGAACGTGGCTTTAGCTTTATGAAAGATGGCCCGCTTGATATGCGTATGGACCCAACAACCGGCATTCCTGTTTCTCAGTGGTTGGTTGAAGCTGATCTTGATGACATCACATGGGTTATTCGTGAGTTCGGTGAAGACAAACACGCTCGTCGTATCGCGAAAGGCATCATTGCTTATCAAGAGAATGAAGAGAACGAACCGCTAACGCGCACTGGTCAACTGGCTAAGCTTATCTCTGATGTCGCTCCAAAAAGCTTCAAAGAGAAAAAACACCCAGCAACACGTGCTTTCCAAGCATTCCGTATCTACATTAACAGTGAACTAGAAGAGATCGATACAGCACTGAAAGGCGCGGCAAGCATTCTAGCTCCTCAAGGTCGTATCTCTGTTATCAGTTTCCACTCGCTTGAAGACCGTATGGTGAAGCGCTTTATCCGTAAAGAGAGCCAAGGACCGCAAGTACCACATGGCCTGCCACTAACTGAAGAGCAGATCAAAGCGCTAGGCAGTGCCGATCTGAAACCAATTGGTAAAGCAATTAAGCCTTCTAAAGATGAAGTGGATGAGAATACTCGTTCGCGTAGTTCAGTACTACGAATCGCAGAAAAGCTATAG
- the murE gene encoding UDP-N-acetylmuramoyl-L-alanyl-D-glutamate--2,6-diaminopimelate ligase — translation MSNSLTLSSLLSPWGDFSSPELDAIAVEQLELDSRAIKDGDIFVAVVGHAVDGRRFIDKAVAQGAKAVIAQASDDKVHGLIEWLDAVPVVYIKDLNLVLSELAGRVYSSQATKLIGVTGTNGKTTITQLIVQWLDLFGQRSAVMGTTGNGFLDNLKTAANTTGSAIEIQRTLSELAEENSAYTAMEISSHGLVQGRVKALDFEVGVFTNLSRDHLDYHGTMEEYALAKKSLFTQHKCKHAVINVDDEVGKAWMADLSNAIAVSLLPLSDYQQSVWASDVAYAETGIKLSFDGSWGQGDLSVPLIGQFNASNVLVAFATLLSLGIDKQILVDTAPQLQPVIGRMELFQVPNKAKVVVDYAHTPDALEKALAALRVHCSGQLWAIFGCGGDRDTGKRPMMAVTAEQFADKIIISDDNPRSEDPALIVKDMLAGLSEPESAFVEHDRYQAVKFALEQAGSNDIILLAGKGHEDYQVLKDETIHYSDRESALQLLGIS, via the coding sequence ATGAGTAATAGCCTCACGCTGTCATCTTTACTTTCTCCTTGGGGTGACTTTAGTTCACCTGAGCTGGATGCGATTGCCGTTGAACAGTTGGAGTTGGATAGCCGTGCCATAAAAGACGGCGATATTTTTGTTGCTGTAGTTGGGCATGCTGTTGATGGCCGTCGTTTCATCGACAAAGCCGTCGCTCAAGGTGCGAAAGCTGTCATTGCACAAGCGAGTGATGACAAAGTTCATGGCTTGATTGAGTGGTTGGATGCTGTTCCGGTTGTTTATATTAAAGACCTTAACTTGGTGTTATCTGAGTTGGCCGGTCGTGTTTACTCGTCTCAAGCGACTAAGTTGATTGGTGTTACTGGCACCAATGGCAAAACCACCATCACCCAATTGATAGTTCAGTGGCTTGACCTTTTTGGTCAACGTTCTGCGGTAATGGGCACCACAGGTAATGGCTTCTTAGATAATCTAAAAACCGCGGCGAATACCACAGGTAGTGCGATTGAAATACAACGCACACTGAGTGAGTTAGCGGAAGAAAACTCGGCTTACACAGCTATGGAAATATCTTCTCATGGTTTGGTGCAAGGCCGAGTAAAAGCGTTGGATTTTGAGGTTGGTGTGTTCACTAACCTGAGTCGTGATCACCTTGATTACCACGGCACGATGGAAGAGTACGCATTGGCTAAGAAAAGCCTGTTTACTCAACACAAATGCAAACATGCAGTGATCAATGTGGATGATGAAGTCGGCAAAGCGTGGATGGCAGATTTGTCCAATGCAATAGCTGTTTCATTGCTTCCGTTGTCTGATTACCAACAGTCGGTGTGGGCATCTGATGTCGCCTATGCAGAAACTGGGATTAAGCTCTCTTTCGATGGTAGCTGGGGGCAAGGTGATCTTTCGGTTCCATTGATTGGTCAGTTCAACGCATCAAACGTACTGGTTGCTTTCGCGACCTTGCTGTCATTAGGTATCGATAAGCAAATCTTGGTCGACACTGCGCCTCAGCTGCAACCTGTGATTGGCCGAATGGAGCTATTCCAAGTGCCGAACAAAGCAAAAGTCGTTGTCGATTACGCGCACACGCCCGATGCGCTAGAAAAAGCATTGGCAGCATTGCGTGTACACTGCTCTGGGCAACTGTGGGCAATCTTCGGCTGTGGTGGTGATCGTGACACCGGTAAGCGCCCAATGATGGCGGTAACGGCAGAGCAGTTCGCCGACAAAATTATTATTTCAGATGACAACCCTCGCAGCGAAGATCCTGCTTTGATTGTTAAAGACATGCTGGCTGGCTTAAGCGAACCAGAATCTGCATTCGTCGAGCACGATCGCTATCAAGCGGTTAAGTTTGCCCTAGAACAGGCTGGCAGTAATGACATTATTCTTTTGGCTGGTAAAGGCCATGAGGATTACCAAGTATTGAAAGACGAAACGATCCATTACTCAGATCGAGAGTCTGCGCTACAACTTTTAGGTATTTCATAA
- the mraY gene encoding phospho-N-acetylmuramoyl-pentapeptide-transferase, with protein sequence MIIWLAELLQPHFSFFRLFEYLSFRAIASILTALCLSLWMGPRLIERLQMLQIGQVVRNDGPESHFSKRGTPTMGGVMILAAIIITVLMWADLSNPYVWAVLVVLAGYGAVGFVDDYRKVVRKNTDGLIARWKYFWQSAIALVVAFALYAHGHDTAATQLVVPFFKDVMPQLGLLYIVLTYFVIVGTSNAVNLTDGLDGLAIMPTVMVAAGFAVIAWATGNVNFASYLHIPYIPYTSELVVVCTAIVGAGLGFLWFNTYPAQVFMGDVGSLALGGALGVIAVLVRQELVLVIMGGVFVMETLSVILQVGSYKLRGQRIFRMAPIHHHYELKGWPEPRVIVRFWIISMVLVLVGLATLKVR encoded by the coding sequence ATGATAATTTGGCTTGCAGAGCTACTACAGCCACACTTTTCTTTTTTCCGTTTGTTCGAATACTTATCGTTTCGTGCAATCGCGAGTATTTTGACGGCGTTATGTCTGTCACTGTGGATGGGACCTCGTTTAATTGAGCGTCTGCAAATGCTACAAATTGGCCAAGTTGTTCGTAATGACGGCCCTGAATCTCATTTCAGCAAACGTGGCACGCCAACCATGGGTGGTGTGATGATCCTTGCTGCGATCATTATTACGGTATTGATGTGGGCTGATCTCTCGAATCCTTATGTTTGGGCTGTATTAGTTGTACTTGCTGGTTATGGCGCGGTTGGCTTTGTTGATGACTACCGTAAAGTCGTTCGTAAGAACACCGATGGTTTGATCGCTCGCTGGAAGTACTTCTGGCAATCAGCAATTGCGTTAGTCGTGGCGTTTGCTCTGTATGCTCACGGGCACGATACTGCAGCAACTCAATTGGTTGTTCCTTTCTTTAAAGATGTGATGCCACAACTTGGTTTACTGTACATCGTACTAACTTACTTTGTTATTGTGGGAACCAGTAACGCGGTAAACCTAACAGACGGCCTAGACGGCTTGGCCATTATGCCAACGGTTATGGTTGCGGCTGGTTTTGCTGTAATTGCTTGGGCGACCGGTAACGTTAACTTTGCGTCATACTTACACATTCCATACATCCCATACACCTCCGAGCTGGTTGTGGTATGTACTGCTATCGTAGGTGCTGGACTTGGTTTTCTATGGTTTAACACCTACCCAGCACAAGTATTCATGGGCGATGTTGGCTCGCTAGCGCTTGGTGGTGCTCTGGGTGTGATCGCTGTGTTAGTTCGCCAAGAGTTGGTATTGGTTATCATGGGCGGTGTGTTTGTAATGGAGACCTTGTCAGTGATACTGCAAGTTGGCTCTTACAAATTGCGCGGTCAGCGTATTTTCCGCATGGCACCAATTCACCACCACTATGAACTGAAAGGTTGGCCGGAACCACGTGTCATCGTGCGTTTTTGGATCATCTCAATGGTATTAGTACTGGTTGGCCTAGCAACGCTGAAAGTTCGTTAA
- a CDS encoding penicillin-binding transpeptidase domain-containing protein translates to MTGKKEKAPAKPVNESTKERVKSEKDSDPILIKWRFNVVIAFVFLAFAALVGRVAYIQIIEPDNLIRQGDLRSVRVKAIPSARGIISDRNGEPLAVSVPVEAVWADPKTIFDKNGMAQIDRWYALADVLGLQRQSMIDKISSNKSRRFIYLQRQVSPAMAKYIRELKLVGVGLKAESRRYYPAGEVSAHLIGVTGIDGHGLEGVERSYDKWLTGEAGKRTIRKDRYGRVVENIALEEREEGKPLELTIDQRLQAIAYRAIKQAVADHKATSGSAVLLDVKTGAVLAMVNAPSYNPNNRSDLQSFKMRNRVLTDAMEPGSTVKPFVVLAALENGTADAKSIIDTGNGIMQIGGSRVRDTSKVGKADLALILKKSSNIGVAKLALDMPLEALLGMYSSVGLGEMSGLNLVGETSGIFPNRRRWSKFEIATLSFGYGLSVTPLQLAHAYATLANKGMYEPIHIIKSNDQDFSKQIIKRENAEMVLQMLEGVTQKGGTATRAAVPGYRVAAKTGTSRKAAAGGYSDEYIAITSGFAPVSDPRVALVVVVNEPQGDLYYGGSVAAPVFSEIMKGALQILNVPADENKFQE, encoded by the coding sequence ATGACCGGTAAAAAGGAAAAAGCACCCGCAAAACCCGTTAATGAATCAACGAAAGAGCGAGTGAAGAGCGAAAAGGATTCGGATCCAATTCTTATTAAATGGCGTTTCAACGTTGTTATTGCTTTCGTGTTTCTAGCCTTTGCTGCACTCGTTGGCCGTGTGGCTTACATCCAAATCATTGAACCCGATAACTTAATTCGTCAGGGCGATCTTCGCTCAGTGCGTGTTAAGGCTATTCCTTCTGCTCGTGGTATTATCTCTGACCGCAACGGCGAGCCGCTTGCTGTGAGTGTTCCCGTTGAAGCCGTATGGGCCGACCCAAAAACGATTTTCGATAAAAATGGTATGGCCCAGATTGATCGTTGGTATGCGTTAGCCGATGTACTTGGCCTACAGCGACAATCGATGATCGATAAGATCTCTAGCAATAAATCCCGTCGATTTATTTATCTACAAAGACAAGTTAGCCCTGCGATGGCTAAGTATATCCGTGAACTTAAGCTGGTGGGTGTGGGCCTAAAAGCGGAATCTCGACGTTACTACCCTGCTGGTGAAGTCAGTGCACACCTTATCGGTGTGACCGGAATTGATGGGCACGGCCTGGAAGGGGTTGAACGCAGTTACGATAAATGGCTTACGGGCGAAGCAGGCAAGCGAACGATTCGTAAAGACCGCTACGGACGCGTTGTCGAAAACATTGCGTTAGAAGAACGCGAAGAAGGCAAACCACTAGAACTCACCATCGATCAACGACTGCAGGCGATAGCCTATCGAGCGATTAAGCAAGCGGTGGCCGATCATAAAGCGACCTCAGGCTCTGCAGTATTACTCGATGTGAAAACGGGCGCTGTGTTAGCCATGGTCAATGCACCGTCTTACAACCCGAACAACCGCTCTGATTTACAAAGCTTTAAAATGCGAAACCGCGTGCTGACCGATGCTATGGAGCCTGGCTCAACAGTGAAACCTTTTGTGGTGCTCGCCGCATTAGAAAATGGTACAGCTGATGCGAAATCTATTATTGATACAGGTAATGGCATCATGCAAATTGGAGGTAGCCGAGTACGTGATACCTCTAAAGTGGGCAAGGCTGATTTAGCCTTGATCCTTAAAAAATCAAGTAACATCGGCGTTGCGAAATTAGCGCTTGATATGCCGCTTGAAGCGTTACTTGGTATGTACAGTTCGGTTGGTTTAGGCGAAATGTCTGGGCTAAATCTCGTGGGTGAAACGAGTGGTATTTTTCCTAACCGTCGCCGTTGGTCCAAGTTCGAAATCGCGACGCTATCGTTTGGTTATGGCTTATCTGTGACCCCGCTTCAGTTGGCTCATGCTTACGCAACGTTAGCCAACAAAGGCATGTATGAACCGATTCATATCATTAAAAGCAACGACCAAGACTTCTCAAAGCAGATCATCAAGCGTGAAAATGCAGAGATGGTATTGCAAATGTTAGAAGGCGTGACTCAAAAGGGCGGAACTGCAACCAGAGCCGCTGTTCCGGGTTATCGAGTTGCGGCAAAAACGGGTACATCTCGTAAAGCCGCTGCGGGTGGCTATAGTGATGAGTATATTGCTATAACGTCGGGTTTTGCTCCAGTCAGCGATCCAAGAGTAGCTCTGGTTGTCGTAGTCAATGAGCCTCAAGGTGACCTTTACTATGGCGGTTCAGTCGCTGCCCCCGTTTTTTCTGAAATCATGAAGGGTGCACTGCAAATACTGAATGTCCCTGCTGATGAAAATAAGTTTCAAGAATAG
- a CDS encoding penicillin-binding protein activator: protein MATMNHKRLSVPRLLTPIALAITLAACSSGPQAPTRVDITRDPAQSTESYMMQADSSKGSLQNDWLIMALKASVQAGKTDQATLLIKRLAKQELSEVQQAEWQLARAQLLVNNSQPQQAYSQLNFQPWWKLPNEQWKDYHELRANISEIQNEYFEASRELVLYSEYLDASDESQQQTADRIWQNLNSYSQYEILELKTSPTEDVLSGWLQLAIYMKTLNSNLPNLQETLADWLAENPRHPAALYTPQAITDILALEISKPTSTALLLPLTGKYGKQAQLVRDGFIFAMMNDKEREEDATLTVMDTNVQNAAEIKAKLEENNVDFIVGPLIKSNITKLQQAQKNHENSIPALALNIPTQLEPDTNICYLALSPEQEVAQAARHLFAQGYKYPLILAPKGRLGDRVKQAFNEEWQKYSNNDVAISFFSDKRQLQRNVNQIFGLQESQQRIAQMDGLLNLDLETEPRSRRDIDSVYIVAKNSELTLIKPFIEVAINPDASQPALFSNSRSNSGDKQYEDLTGVFYSDIPLLVENKNELNKALNDLWPSHSNSQKRLQALGMDAYYLMDALPQMKAVQDYSITGETGVLTIDNNCVVQREISWAEHGAF from the coding sequence ATGGCAACGATGAACCATAAGAGACTCAGTGTACCACGCTTACTCACTCCAATTGCATTAGCAATTACATTGGCGGCTTGTTCTTCAGGTCCTCAAGCACCAACGCGTGTTGATATTACACGAGATCCAGCGCAATCAACTGAAAGTTACATGATGCAGGCGGATAGTAGCAAAGGAAGTCTACAAAACGACTGGTTAATCATGGCGCTTAAGGCTTCTGTGCAAGCTGGAAAAACCGATCAAGCGACTCTGCTGATCAAACGCTTAGCCAAACAAGAGCTGAGTGAAGTTCAACAAGCAGAATGGCAACTAGCTCGCGCTCAACTGCTGGTGAATAACTCGCAACCACAGCAAGCGTACAGCCAACTGAACTTTCAACCTTGGTGGAAGCTTCCGAACGAGCAATGGAAAGATTATCACGAGCTACGCGCCAACATTTCTGAAATACAGAATGAGTATTTCGAAGCGAGCCGTGAATTAGTCCTTTATTCTGAATATCTGGACGCTAGCGACGAAAGCCAACAGCAAACGGCCGACCGTATTTGGCAGAACCTGAATAGCTACTCTCAATACGAGATTCTAGAACTGAAAACATCGCCGACAGAAGATGTGCTTTCAGGTTGGTTGCAACTGGCTATCTACATGAAGACGCTGAATTCGAACCTTCCAAACCTACAGGAAACCCTAGCTGATTGGTTAGCTGAAAACCCCCGTCACCCAGCAGCGCTTTATACACCTCAAGCGATCACCGACATCTTGGCACTAGAGATCAGCAAACCAACCAGCACTGCGCTGCTGCTGCCGCTAACAGGTAAGTACGGTAAGCAAGCACAACTTGTGCGTGATGGTTTCATCTTTGCGATGATGAATGACAAAGAGCGTGAAGAAGATGCAACGTTGACCGTAATGGATACCAACGTACAAAATGCCGCTGAAATTAAAGCGAAACTGGAAGAGAATAACGTTGATTTCATCGTTGGCCCTCTGATTAAGAGCAATATCACCAAGCTTCAACAAGCGCAGAAAAACCACGAAAACTCGATTCCAGCATTAGCTCTTAATATTCCAACTCAGCTAGAACCAGATACTAATATTTGTTATCTCGCTTTATCGCCAGAACAAGAAGTCGCTCAGGCTGCGAGACACCTTTTTGCACAAGGCTATAAGTACCCACTTATTCTTGCACCCAAAGGACGCTTAGGTGACCGCGTTAAGCAAGCATTTAACGAAGAGTGGCAGAAATACAGCAACAACGACGTTGCAATCAGCTTCTTCTCTGACAAACGCCAACTGCAGCGTAATGTGAATCAGATTTTTGGTTTACAAGAGAGCCAACAACGTATCGCTCAAATGGATGGGCTACTTAACTTAGACCTAGAAACAGAGCCACGCAGTCGTCGTGATATCGATTCTGTCTACATTGTCGCTAAGAACTCAGAGCTAACACTCATCAAGCCCTTCATTGAAGTTGCAATTAACCCTGATGCTAGCCAACCTGCACTGTTTTCAAACTCACGCAGCAACAGCGGTGACAAGCAATATGAAGACCTAACGGGTGTCTTCTACAGCGATATCCCGCTATTGGTCGAGAACAAAAACGAGCTTAACAAAGCGCTTAATGACCTATGGCCTTCACACTCGAACAGCCAAAAGCGTCTACAAGCTCTAGGAATGGATGCATACTATCTAATGGATGCACTACCACAGATGAAAGCCGTACAAGATTACAGCATTACAGGTGAAACCGGCGTATTAACCATCGACAACAACTGTGTTGTTCAACGTGAAATCAGCTGGGCAGAGCATGGGGCTTTTTAG
- a CDS encoding UDP-N-acetylmuramoyl-tripeptide--D-alanyl-D-alanine ligase yields the protein MIDVSLEQICSAMSGQLIEAGKSSNSVINAVSTDTRTVEEGALFVALVGERFDAHDFCHQAVEANASALLVERKLDLNITQVVVEDTKLALGLLSAWIHEQCNVPTMAITGSCGKTTVKEMVASILQQRGKVLFTAGNFNNDIGVPLTLLRSEPSDDYAVIELGANHIGEIAYTTQLVKPQVALVNNVAAAHLEGFGSINGVKQAKGEIFQGLAAGDTAIVNLESNGGDFWNDVLADKSVLTFSESDSKADYFAKNIRINEQGEACFDMQTPQGSIFVELGIIGQHNVANALAAAALSIQFGASLDEVKNGLANLISVKGRVEVQQLSQNIKLIDDSYNASVPAMKAAAKLLSSFKGQRWLILGNMAELGDESLALHRQVGEYAAPFAFEHVLTYGDDTKVISEVCNGTHFTTHQAMIAHIEQHLSLPESVSHTLLVKGANSAGMSKIAAALKENFS from the coding sequence ATGATTGATGTATCACTCGAGCAGATTTGTTCAGCGATGAGCGGTCAGCTGATTGAGGCTGGCAAGTCGAGCAATAGTGTTATTAATGCGGTTTCTACTGACACTCGAACCGTTGAAGAGGGCGCACTGTTTGTTGCTCTTGTTGGCGAGCGCTTTGATGCGCATGACTTTTGTCATCAAGCGGTAGAGGCTAATGCGAGCGCGTTGTTAGTCGAACGAAAACTTGACCTAAATATTACTCAGGTGGTTGTTGAAGACACTAAACTTGCTTTAGGTCTGCTAAGTGCTTGGATTCACGAGCAATGTAACGTCCCAACCATGGCGATTACAGGCAGTTGCGGTAAGACGACGGTTAAAGAGATGGTGGCAAGTATTCTACAACAACGTGGCAAGGTGCTGTTTACCGCGGGTAACTTCAATAATGACATTGGTGTACCGCTAACCTTGTTACGCAGTGAACCTAGCGACGACTATGCGGTGATCGAATTGGGCGCGAATCATATTGGTGAAATCGCCTATACCACGCAGCTTGTGAAACCACAGGTGGCGTTAGTTAATAACGTAGCTGCAGCGCACCTAGAAGGCTTTGGGTCTATCAATGGTGTGAAACAAGCGAAAGGTGAAATCTTTCAGGGGCTTGCTGCTGGTGATACTGCTATTGTTAATCTAGAGAGCAACGGTGGTGACTTTTGGAATGACGTGCTTGCAGATAAAAGCGTGCTGACATTTTCAGAAAGCGACAGCAAGGCGGATTATTTTGCCAAGAATATTCGCATCAATGAGCAAGGTGAAGCGTGCTTTGATATGCAGACACCTCAAGGTTCCATATTTGTTGAGCTTGGTATCATCGGTCAACATAACGTAGCGAATGCATTAGCAGCTGCAGCGTTGAGCATCCAATTTGGAGCCTCGCTTGATGAGGTGAAAAATGGTTTAGCGAATCTGATCTCTGTCAAAGGGCGAGTTGAGGTTCAACAATTAAGTCAGAATATCAAACTCATAGATGACAGTTACAACGCCAGCGTACCAGCAATGAAGGCGGCAGCGAAGCTACTCTCGAGCTTCAAAGGTCAACGTTGGTTAATTTTAGGTAATATGGCTGAATTAGGCGATGAAAGCCTTGCACTTCACCGTCAAGTCGGTGAATATGCTGCCCCATTCGCTTTTGAGCATGTACTTACTTACGGTGATGATACCAAGGTGATTAGTGAGGTCTGTAATGGTACCCACTTTACAACGCATCAAGCGATGATCGCGCACATAGAGCAGCACCTAAGCTTGCCAGAAAGCGTGTCACATACCTTATTGGTAAAAGGCGCGAATAGTGCAGGAATGAGTAAAATAGCCGCTGCTTTAAAGGAGAACTTTTCATGA